The following coding sequences lie in one Methylotenera versatilis 301 genomic window:
- a CDS encoding DUF494 domain-containing protein codes for MFEVLVYMFENYIDTHFRPDESTLSRELSAAGFDEQDINGAFDWFNQLELMADQADIFETPNHVSTRIFTSDELKKITGESLGFVLFLVQAKILNTAQRELVLELAMNLPQPLISIEEMRWIVLMTTWGASKSGPDKTKEYLFIEDALLNKQKPTLH; via the coding sequence ATGTTTGAAGTATTGGTTTATATGTTTGAGAATTACATTGATACACACTTTAGACCTGACGAGAGCACGCTTTCAAGAGAGTTGAGTGCCGCAGGCTTTGATGAGCAAGATATTAACGGCGCATTTGATTGGTTCAACCAGCTAGAACTGATGGCCGACCAAGCTGATATATTTGAAACGCCAAATCACGTAAGTACACGGATATTTACTAGTGATGAACTGAAAAAAATCACAGGTGAAAGCTTAGGCTTTGTACTGTTTCTGGTTCAAGCCAAAATCCTCAATACAGCACAGCGCGAACTGGTGCTAGAACTGGCCATGAACTTACCACAACCACTCATCAGCATTGAGGAAATGCGCTGGATCGTGCTCATGACCACTTGGGGTGCTAGTAAATCTGGCCCAGATAAAACCAAAGAATATTTATTTATTGAAGATGCGCTACTCAATAAACAAAAACCGACTTTGCATTAG